The sequence CATTGTTACATTTAAGCTACAGCTGGATGATGTACCAATATAATGTTGATGATACAATATTATGCTAAATGTCTTAGGCGATAATGGAGatcttaataataatataaatctGATATAATATAGGAAATGGACTGACAAAAACATAGCTGAGGGAGATGAGTAGTTACTCcacttgctgtgttttcatattgATATCACTGATGATGATTTCTCAAAATCCTTCACATCAGTACTGGTTGAAAGCAATCACTGTGTTTTCCTATTGTGTTAGAACCAGATTGTAGTCCATAAAACCTCATAATCAGACAAATcttttacaaataataaaaaaataagactgCAGACTCTTTCTTGGTTTTGCACACTAATGTCTACATTTGAGAACACACAATGAGGTGCAGACCAGCATCCGGTTCAGTGCAGGTCCATAAGACTTTAAATTTGTTGCAGAACTTTTTGCACCAGAAAATTTCAGCTTCTCTGCCTTCTTCATGATGGTGATGTTTGGTGCTGGTAATTTCTGGTTTCATTATACACAATGTTACGCTGAGCCTCATGACTTATAGATCaccaaaatacaaatataagcAACACTGCCTTCATCTTTCATTAAAAGTGTgtcttgttttatgtttcacagTTTTGCATATTAAGCAGATTAAATCAGAGGTTTGTGTCTCATCCCTGTCAGTGACATTTTAACCGTTGTATAAAATAActttcatttctcatgttttcttctctgcttcGCTGTGACAGATGTTGCTCTGGACAGAGACGTAGAAGGAGACCTTTTAGTGGGGGACATGGGCCAGGGGATGCCTTTCCGACCTGGCACCTTTGACGGCTGTATCAGGTGCAGGACAAAACATGGTTAAAagcaagaatttttttttctctgaattcattttaaatagtttctgactccatttttttcttactctgtttttctttgattcCCTTTCAGTATCTCTGCCCTGCAGTGGCTCTGTAATGCAGACAAGAGGACACATAGTCCTCCAAAGAGACTCTATACCTTCTTTAGTACTCTGTACTCTACTCTGGTGAGGTTTTATCACAGCTGCTGTCTTCTTCAACAAGAATTCAAGCATCCATGTACCTTATTtgatttctcatttctctttgtctttcagtcAAGAGGCTCACGTGCAATTTTTCAACTTTATCCAGAAAACTCAGAACAGGTGATATAACTTGTTAGTTTTGCATGTATAATCAGATCTTTTCTCCAGATTCTCTTACTTAGcatcagtcttcttcttccctctctaAAGCTTGAGCTGATCACGACGCAGGCAATGAGGGCAGGATTCGGTGGAGGCATGGTGGTGGATTACCCCAACAGCAGCAAGGCTAAAAAGTCAGTACCTATCAGAAGctgggcttttattttgacacgTTCAGCTGCGGATGTCTGCAATTGATTCCTTCTTAATGGCCTGTGAAATTAGTATCAGTGTACTTGCAACACAACGTTAATTAGAACAGGATGACGTTCTTATTGACTCGACTGTCTCATTAGCCCTGTAATGAATTATTGcacattaaaatgtgcatttacacaccgtgtttgtgtccaggtttttcctgtgtttgttcGCTGGAACAACAGGAGTTCTTCCCAAAGTAAGAAACAGACGTTTGGGGATATTATGGGTGCCTGCATTTCATTTTAGCCACATTATGATCACtgtattatcttttttttatccatttcaGGGATTAGGATCAGAAACTTCAGACAGAGCTGCTTCAAACCAGGTCCAGTTTTCAGGACAAAGGTAAAGCACTCACAGCAAAGGAACCGCTCAGTCTGAGTAATCAGGTTATTGTGATAGTTTGATTAATCTGTTTACATGGTTGGAAGTTTACAGTTTGGTTCAGTCACCAGAGTTTATCtggatttatttgtttgttgatgTATTTTACTCAAACAGATGCAACAGGATGCCATTTGAGCATCAGatgaaaattattaaaatgtttttgccatttctttggttttcttaATGTCATTAACTGCTATATctatttccttttttaaaaagttacttttagacaaaacaattaatagATAATGAGAATAACTGTTGGTTGCAGCCCTGTTATACACTGATTAGGATAATCCCTGTTTTGGCCATTTAGAAATTCTGTATTATTACTTTACATTAGGATAGCGAGAAGGTCTTGGCCGTGATGCATGCAGGTTCATTCATACCTGCTTTGATGAAGCCAAAAGGCCGAGAGAAATCTGAAAAGGTTGTCGTCCTGTCTGACTTCAAACCCTGTCAGGCAGCTTTTCCTCCCTTTTACATAGCGGTGCTTCTCTTGCCCCTCCTGGTTGCACAAAGAGGCTGGATGTGTGAAACTCTCTGAATCAGTTTCGAatgcagtttcattttaaacGAGCTTAAGAggacacattttgtctttcGCAAAGATGTCGGTTCAAGAACATGAAGGGGAAATCAGCTAAGAAGGGGCGAGATTGGGTCttggagaagaaggagaggaggagaagacaggGAAGGTATGCACTTGACACTGAAATATTCATAAAATATTGATGTTCTAAATAATGTAATAAACTTAAGTTTAGCTTAGCTGTATTCTGTAACACTTGCTGATGCATCTTCCCTCACTGctactgtgttttgttttgtttttggcctgCAGGGAGGTTCGACCTGACACAAAATACACCGGACGTCAGAGGAAACCACATTTTTAGCTCTGACTCAGGCAGCTGTGCCTTCAGTAGCCCTCATCTgtaccaccacacacacacacacacacacacacacacacagatacaatcACCTCAGGAACTGCAGAGTGCTCGGACTTCATTTTTTAACTCTTAAATTCAGGTTGATAAGATGCAAGATATTTGGTGTTATATATTTGGAGTGTTTGGCAGTTTGTCTCTCACTCTGCATGTTCACATTGACTGGAAGACTGACATCTGCAGTACTTACTggtgacacaaaacacaatggAGACAACATGGAGATAACAGCACAAACGCTGTTatagaaataaaacagtttctgtAAATGAGCTCTGTTCAGCTGTACAGTGTATtatctgcagtatttttacaattaaaaatctgcaaaaataGAATATTATcatgtatatttattattttttctgaatATAGAAGAATTTGAACGGAAAACATCCATACGTTTATGAAACTGCACTGTTTCATAATCCCATTTAATAAAAACCAACAAGGAGAAAAGTCAGTTTGAAGAAAAACACCTTTGCTCAAAGgagaaaatggaacaaaatgaacattcagATAAAATTAGATTACCTTAGATTTGATGGTTTGTGCAGATGGTTTATACAAGACATCCTGCATAACACGAAGACACTCGTGCTGACTTAATTCAAATCTGTCGAAACAATGAAACACCACATtaatggataaataaagaatTGTGCCTTTAAAAACAAGCTCAAAAGGGCGGTCAAAGGCATTTcgaggaaagaagaaagaaaacgaattgtattttattatccAGAATAAAAGCAAATTTAAGAAGCAACAAGCaaattggttttgtttttttctacatCCTAATTAATTTCGAGATGTTTTGCACATGTCCGACAGAGGTCGCTGTGCGCCTTTTCACAATGCAAACCACCTGGGCGTTATCTCTGAACCTGCTCAATCGATAACCAAACTCTGAGGTGGTCATTTCTTGTTAATCCAGCCTTCAGACTGACTTTAACGGAACAGAAAGAAACTTCTACAGGATACTCATTAAACTAAAGAAAGGTCAATTAGCGCGAACTGAAGAGGAAGTTAAAGGTGTGTAATGGGTTAACGGCGGAAGGCCTCGCCTCACCTTTAGTGCGCGTCACCCGGCTCTGTAAAGTGGTCCCACCATCCCCGTATCTTtaagggaggaggggggaaatCCATCGCCTCTCGCCGCCGCCAGACGCGCATCCTCGCTCCGGTCGGTGTCACATCAGCCTGTCGGTCTCCGCCCCGCCGCTCCGTCACCTCACACATCCGCAAGACAACGGGAACAGAGGGGATAAGAGTGATTTACCGGAGCCATGAAGGACCGCATGCAAGAACTTCGACATGTAAGttactgtttgtttctttttaaatggtCAGGATTCACCTGTTCTGTGAACGGAGGCTTTATCAACGCGCTTTTGGATGATGTTAAAGCGCACTGAGAAAGCGCAGATCCACGGAGCCGGCTGCGCGGATTGAGCAACAGTTGTGACTCTCAGGGTCCGATGGAGGCTgaggttttgtgttttatcagagGCAACAGACGCATATTGCTGCCatgctttgctgtgtgtgtgtgtctgtgtgagagaaaagcaggaaagaaaCCCAGCTGAGGTGAATGATTTCAGGTGTTCAATCAAAGTAAAAACCTTCTCACTCCCTCGTATCAAACCGAAACATCACTTTGAtcttcctgcttttatttttaacattatatGACAGCATGTCTCTGGGACTCCAAAGATGGTTTTTCAGGACAGACGCGTTGTGCTTAGTggtgtttggtttggttcatTCACTTAATATTCAGTGTTagattgtatttttaaaaaaaaaaaaatcaggcagAATTTAATAGTTATccacaaacagatttttttccctatCTGCAGACTTTGTAGAAATTACcggtgaatgtgtgtgttttcatccatCTGAACAactatgtctgtgtgtgattggAATAGGAGATTGGTCCCAGCTCGCCCATTTTACCTGTTAAATGTCCTCCCCCTGCGCGTCACAGGCGATctaacagaaaaaacatttaaccaAGCACACTGGgcacagtgttttctgtcttaCATCCTCtaatcatgaaaatgaaatctatGAACTCCCTCTCTCTATagatataaatacatatattgtATGTTTAAACTTGTTGCTCAAAGCCATTTGTGGTTAAATTTGGGGATAAAATGAGACCATTGTCTCACTGATTAGGTTTAGTGGGAGTATCCTTCGGAATGCAGCTTTTGagcttgatgtgtgtgtgtgtagccatgTGTGATGGGGGTGGCCATTGTCAGAGCTGGGTAATTGGCAGTTaagctgaggagagagagggcaaACAATCTATGGCTCCTCAGCTTTCAGTGAAGATCTAGCTATGAATTGGCCTCAAGGGAGACAATCCAGCCctgccaagtgtgtgtgtttgtttctgtgtgtttgagagaggcGTGTCTCCAGCCTGCCATGCTGCCTCCACACAGTGTTGGTGGGATGCTGTTGCACAGttgggagagacagagaaatctACTAAATCTTCTTCACCAGCTTCAGTGAGAAGCCTCCACCAGTATTCAGTCAAAGTGTTCAGACTCATCAGAAATTGTCTGCCAGCTGCTGATTCTACTTTTAGTTATTATTTCTGATCATTTCTTTCATGTCTGAGAAATGGCTGCTGGAGCAGCTCCTGCCAGGTCAGTTCCAGACCATCCAGACCAAATAAAATTGAAGTAAAGTGCAAGTCGCAGACAGTTATTTCCCATCAGTGTGAGATTAATATTGTTTTCCATTTATAGTCTCAAGTTAATGCAGCTTCTTCAATCTCATGAAGATGCCTCAGTGGCACCAGGCAACATATTGTAACAGTACAGACAAGGATAGATGTTGGAAGCTCTGAACTAATGGTTAGTAAACAAGGGCTAAAACTCATTGTTGTTTTCAATATTGATTaatcagtctgtttttttaaagaaattattgGAATAGAAGATAGTGAAAAATGCCCAAAACGAGATCCCAGGACTCTGGGCTCAAAATGGATTTTTGGACatcttgttttgtcaaataagatagatagataagaAGACAAAAAGTATTGGGTCGCACctatttattattgaattcaggtgtgatgTGGGGCTGTTGTTCAGGGACTGGGCTCGGCcgcttacttccagtgaagagaattcttaatgtttcagcataccaagacattttggacaatgctgtgcttccaactttgtggcagcagtttggtgaaggccctttgctattccagcatgactgtgccccagtgcacaaagcaaagagtccataaagacatggttggatgaggaAGAACATGACTGatccacacagagtcctgacctcaactccatccaacacctttgggatgaactggaacagagactgtgagtcaggccttttcgtccaacatcagtgtctgacctcacaaatgctctactgcatgaatgggcaaaaattcccacagaaacaaaatcttgtggaaagccttcccagaagagatgTTAGATAGAAGCTACTGTAGCtccaaagctgtctgtgtatttagaatgtgatgccattgaagtccctgttgtCTATATAGTGACAAAAGggctttaaaacaaacaaaagtaaaggCTGGAATCACTATTACTATTCTATAAAATGTTGTAAGTTGTACAAGTGACCCTGCTGAGATGTGCTGGTGAGAGCTCAGTGTGTTATTACCAACACTTTAACTCAGTTTGTGATATTGGGTTTGACATCAACGGTGTacttagtgattttttttatgacacCCAACAACAATTATCTGTGTTGTAGTTCTCTTCTTCATGGGGGCATCATCTCAAACCCTACAACCAACGGGACTAACCCAGCGCATACTGTTTCTTGCTGGGCTGTCACTGGCCTGTGCTTCcaatatttaaacaaatgtcCCGGAAATACTgacattaaagtgaaaataaaagcaaaaaattaaataaaaaaaacacaattacgcagacatttcattttagaaTGAATGCAATGTCAATtatgaaataagaaataattagTGGCAAGAGAACCACCATGCAGCGTGCAGATGTGTATCTTCTGTCTCCACTGTGTAGTTGTAATAGCATGGTGGAGGGTGTAGGTGTCCCATGATCCTGGACACTTTTGGCCCTGGTAGGTAGGGTTTCCCAAACCAAGACTTTGCTCTTCAAAGACCTCAGTGGATAGGCAAATGGAAAAGGGCAACCAGGGGAGCCTGGTGGAGCTTGCCTTGGGAGGAGGCCATCCAGATCAGTGCCCCCATGAGGTGTGAGCTGTCTTTCAGAGCCTGCTCCCACCACAACCCAGACCTACATAAGTGGACAAAAACTGATGGATTGGTGAGGATTTTGAAAAGTGAGTTATGTCACAGctaaataattaaatgtctTCTGTCTATTGATTTGACTGGACTGGACTGCACACATTCAAGGTAGTTGGAAAATGGATTCCTGCAAGATGTTTGAGCGGAGCCACATAAAAAAGGACCAAATATCTCCCAGTGAATTGGAAAGAAAAATGGGAGATTTGGGGTATTTCTGCCTGAGGACTTAAGACTAAATCTATTAAATTAACTTTCCAACTCTCAGTGGGCCCAAGCTGCATGTAGACTGCAGCCTGCAGTACAAAACAGGTGGATAACCTGGACTGGGgttttttccatttattatCATATAAACACAAGTGGGAATTTGCCTGCCCAACCTGTGACCAGTGCCCTCCAGCCTGCTGTGGCATAGGGTGAAATAATTAACTTCAGATAATATCCAAAACACTTCTCGcataaatgttaattttacaAACTGAGAACAGGAGCAGCCCTGAGCTTTGCAGATTTcgtgtcctctgtgtgtttgtgtgttgttgttgttttttcgGAGAGTCACACACTGCAAGTTTACTCACCCATGTACTTGTGTGTCATTTTGGCAGGAAATTGAGGTTTGCTcatatgtgtgtgagggtgCAGGTTCTGCTCCAACATTGCCCATATGCACATAAAGCTACTTTATGAGCTCAACACCTGCCTACGACTCAGCCCTTCGAGTAGCTCATTAACTCGCTGCCTAAAAACTGCCAATCTCAGTAACTGGGATGGTCATACgtcctctcccctcccttcccctcaCCTCATCCCATCGCTCCCAGTTGGCCAAGCAGTGATTTAGTGACAGATGGCGCAGATAAGATGCGTTTGTCAGCCTTCTTCAAGCTCTGAAACCTACAGGGGGACACATGATGATGAGGTTATTACAGAtttcacacagcacagtgacTGTTATCAATCAAACATGATTGTTTATCTCCTCGTTTTTTTCCTGACGTTTTATCAGCTCATTTGATTGAACGCATCTACCTGTTTTCCCATCTGCATCTCTTTTTAATAACAACCCTCTGTCCTCTTCCATCCTCTTGGTAACGGTGAGTTCCTCCATTACTGCTCTTTGCTCTTTCCCTATCAGTGATATATCAGACGGCTTCCTGTCCTCCCGTACATTTTCCTTTCGTTTCtcccttctgtcttttctgtgcaGCCTTGTTAGTCAGTGTTATTATTGGTTCAGGCagctctttgtgagtgtgtgtggcgGGGCTACTCACTGTCACTGGCTGTTTGGCGTTAGAGTGACACATTAACTAATAGGATGGATGTGGAGCACCGACTCAGAGGCCATGTGTGCTTTTTACCCTCTCGTTTCTTTTTATtatctcttctcctttttctcatGCTCACATCCATCTCCCTTGTATCCCTCTTTATTCCATGCTCTTACCTCTTTTCCTTCTGTCCTTGGCCTGATCTTGGCTGTTGACACTTCTTCAGTGACGCAAACAATGCCGAGGAAGAAAAGAACCACTCTGGTTGCTGTTGAACTGAACACTGGCGGTAGAGGGGTCAGAGGTTTTATTTGTCCGCGGTCAAAGCTCTGTAAACAATCAGATCGTTTGGCGGTGTCACCGGGAGTTTTTTGCTCCACAGATGAGTAGCGCAGAAGACAAAGTAGCAGAAAAATGCGCCGTCATCATCATGTATTATCACTATTAACCATGAGAAAGGCACACACGCTCACGAGTACATCATTCATCAACACGTAGAGGCTGAATAATTACATTAATGAGCCATGAAACGAGTGTGACCGATCTGGCATTTCACCAGGgacttgtctgtctttgcaaaTGAGGTGAGTTGCAATGATATCCGATATGTGGGCTCCTAATAGGTGTAGGAATTGTGGTGCACTACAGCATCCTCACCCACACCagtatgtttttggtttgttttttttttttctgagctgtTCTCTACCTAAGTGTGATATCAGAGTCTGCTGGTGGGTTTTGTGGTTTTGACTGTGTGGTAAAATCTCGTTACTTGTTCTCCTTGCTTCTCGTAAAGAGCAGCAGCTGCCGAGGCGTCAGCTAATGGAGATTGTAATAACTATGGATGATTCTGTAATCAAACCTTCCAGCTCATCTTTGTTACCGCCTCTAAAATTTAATGTGTAATGTACCGACCTCACCTTTCACATCATCTCATAATCAATGGTATTAAAGTGTTAGAGAGGGATAATTCAATTTATCACAGATAATTTTGGAGATTACTGTCACCTGTCATTGACCTCATTAGGGTCTAAGTAGCTTTTTCTATCTTTGTTGGGTCATAATCtttcataattcatttttattcaattcagtttttattgatAAAGGACCAAATCACAGCTAAAGTTATCCCATGATGCTTTCCAAACACTCTGTAATGTACAGAGACCCAAtaagcacttggcgacagtggcagacagaaaaaactgCTTTCATAGAGCATAATAAATCATAATACAGAGTGACTTATTAAATGATGAATTGTTTAATGAATTGTGATGCACTTTTTTTTGACATTCTAAAGACCGGCAAtaaattaatcaagaaaatgaaaggCAGATTTCTTGATATTGAAAATAATCTCtttaattttgtatattttctatATCACTGTCTCATTTCACatctgttttctgatgtttttcttggcTTTTCTCTGCACCCATCGTCCTAAAGCTCTTTCCTCTCACCCTCCGGCTGCCATGATTCTTTTCCTACACATATTGCCATTCGCTGACatccctctcgctctctgttACATTTCCCCCTATATATACACTATAATTGTGTTAGTGGGGCATTGGTGCTGTCATAATCCTTCATGGTCAGGGAGTAACAGACTGATGCGCTCTGAACAGATTCCATAGGGCAAGAAGGAGAAGGGATTGGGGGTGGGAGAAGCCATGGCATAAGTGATGACAGCACCTCTCTTTTCCCTGCCTGTGATTTGTCATTGAAGTTCGGCTGAAGCTTTATGACATTTTCTCACCCACTCCTGCAACGCTGAACGCTGGCTGACCACCCGCAGCtgtccacatgcacacacagggaagccatgtttgtgtgtggacatCCTCAATGGTGTGTAATTTATGGTATCTTATCCATACCCATCGGCCAGTTATGTGCTAACAAGCTCAAATGGAAGTAAGCGTCCATGATTTAGTCTAAAAGGTCAGTCATCTCATCTGGGTCCCTGTGGCAGAAAACAAGCCCTCTGTGAGTGCTGGCAGCTGTGGACATTTGAATGCGGACCTGATATTGATCATTATTGATCTGTGCAAAGACGTGCAATTATGCATTAGAAGTCATTATTTAACCTTTTACAGTGTGGCAGTTTGTAAATTTGTATTTAGTCGTGTTTTAATAGCATCACTTTGATGATTTCAGTGTTAAAGGTCAGCAAGATGTGACGAAggcagggggaggagagggatgaaaggaaagaggaataGCAAAAGAGGGATAAAATCTGGGATAAGATTAATTGAGGGTAAAGAGATTGCACGAGGAAGACTAAGAAGTTCGAGTTTGATGTTTTACTCAGGACGTtgtaaagagacagacacagcatAAAAACACCTGGTGCAAGTAGAAATGGAACGATGAATGTTGATGTGGTCTTGACGAGGGATATTGGGATATaaataagaaaagacaaagtgaggCCATGAGAGGGAGATTGAGACGAAGGTAACTGAGTCCATGTTGTGTGGGCCAGATGCTGTGGTGAAGCTGAAGTCTGGAGgaaggagagcgagagagaaggAGGCGAGAGAATGATGGACAgggagaatgagaaagagaaaagaagatgattaaaggggggggggcactgAGGAGGATTGTTAGGAAAAGGAAATtgttgcacatgcacacactttgaCTCTGCGCTGCTGTTGAGGCGGTGGCAGTGTTTCATCTCTTCTCCCACCCACATTATTCTTCTTTGTGTAGCTCCTGAACCCTGCTCAGTGTGGCCAGGGCTGATGAAATGGTCTTAACCTCAGCCAGATCTGTTTTTCACTGGAATGCAAAGCGTCTGTGCTCGAgaaactacatttatttgaacaCAGTCAAACTCAAGGAAATATCATACATGTGTTACCAGTTAGCGGTTagcaatgacatttttttaaaaatgctttttaaaggTCACCGGAGAAATGTTTACCGAGTTTGAGGGTTTGAATTCAGGATCTGTAGTTTTATCAGCAGGAGTGCATTGATCAGTTATAGCACATGCAACACATCTGCAGAATGTCACACTGGCCATCTGATTTTCTTCAAAATTTCCTCCTGGTGTTGTTGTCAGTGAGGAGACAGCACAGTAATGTGAAAGGGACTGACTGAGTTTTACATTTGGCTGGCTCAATCtatcacttcctgtgtcctcTCGTCACCCACGCTGCTCTCTGGTTGTGTAATTGTCCTGTCTCGATAGCCCTGCactgtgtcctcctccttctcctcctcctccatcatttACTCGGacagtcaatcagtcagtcagtcagccagtcagtcatgAGATGTTGATTTGTGTCACTTTCTCTGCCACCAGTGCTCTGCTGCTTTTGAtaaattgaaacatttttttcttttagttctatttttttttatccacattACATTCCTGTAAAATTCCACACTCGTTtgttgcgttttttttttttagataatcTGTGAATTTACTTGACTTATTTCTTTTCAGGCACTTCCATGTTATTAAATTGGATACATCAGGGCTTTCAGAAAAATCAGTCGTCATCAGCCGTTTGATGTTGACATGAACTCTGTTTACAAGTTGGAAAATCGTAATTACGGTCATTACTGGGAACATGAACACCACATAAGGCAAAGGTTAGGGGCTGGAGAATGCtgtcttatgtgtgtgtgtgtgtgtgtgtgtgtgtgtgtgtgtgtgtgtgcgtgtgtgtgtgtgtgtgtgtgcactctgcCAGAGCTACACACTCCATCAGCAGCAAAGCTTTGCCAGCAattcagtttttactgtttatatCTTTGTATTTGCCTACTGTAGGACACATGAATACTTCATCAAATCTtcaagcgtgtgtgtgtgtgtgtgtgtgagagagagagagagagagagagagcaagcgATTGAGCACACATTCATAATGAATGTTATCTAGCTGTGTAACGATAATAAATCTGGTTATGCTCCCAGTATTCCTGTGTGCAGTTGACACAGATTTTTGTGAGTCATTTCTAATGGGACTACGGGAAGCCGCTTGAATTGGCTTTAATACAAAAGATGCAGGAAACAGGTCTGCTTTAATATGGAAACACAAAAGGACAATAATGTACTGCCCACATGGGTTTCCGTCACTACTTGAACCATCTCCCTCTCGGCACTCTTATATTCTCAAACAGGAAGAGGGGCATACATACACTCTCGCTTGatcatccctccctctccatctgaTCTGACGATTTACACATGAACAACATGCGctcgttgtgtgtgtgtcttcttaTTGCGCATACAGTTACTGCTTTCAGTTACTGTTGTGTTGCTCTGCTTGTCCTCCTCTTTTTGTCTACGCTGACATCAGCTGTGGTCCTCGCAGCTGCTGCTCAC comes from Scatophagus argus isolate fScaArg1 chromosome 5, fScaArg1.pri, whole genome shotgun sequence and encodes:
- the bud23 gene encoding probable 18S rRNA (guanine-N(7))-methyltransferase produces the protein MASSCRRPEHTAPPEVFYNEEEAKKYSQNSRMIEIQTQMSERAVELLNLPEGQPCFLLDVGCGSGLSGDYLSEEGHYWVGVDISTAMLDVALDRDVEGDLLVGDMGQGMPFRPGTFDGCISISALQWLCNADKRTHSPPKRLYTFFSTLYSTLSRGSRAIFQLYPENSEQLELITTQAMRAGFGGGMVVDYPNSSKAKKFFLCLFAGTTGVLPKGLGSETSDRAASNQVQFSGQRCRFKNMKGKSAKKGRDWVLEKKERRRRQGREVRPDTKYTGRQRKPHF